One stretch of Daphnia pulicaria isolate SC F1-1A chromosome 8, SC_F0-13Bv2, whole genome shotgun sequence DNA includes these proteins:
- the LOC124311014 gene encoding G-protein coupled receptor moody-like, producing MVDEVLLWMNSNWSTTAFSTDRSFTMDDRNSTVGMTSTDNGDHLQPLFSEYPDEVLHFAVGACVLFTLIGVPGNFITIVALLRYTKVRNATAMFIINLSVSDLMFCCFNLPLATSLFYHRAWVHGEALCTLFPLMRYGLLAVSIFTVLAITLNRYIMIGHPRLYPKLYKRRHLILMIALTWLGCFGSLLPTLLGQWGTFGLDKEIGSCSILPDAHRRSPKEFLFVVAFVLPCLAIVVCYARIFFIVRRAAAVSHGNQQQQNHQSQQSGASAGLKPSASVRSRTGIGGIVPGEMRRGLMLPGSAAALTHPGYVKQSLNNPPSVMEASFHLTCCESQQGSGSTEISEETTERSGHHLAAGALEPLVATTTATVVIPKRTGSILRWSKPAAASAASIQHKSSPIRIEVERGSEVAGPLPDFQSHPSAEKRRISVSFMEPEPSENSQQLLQPTEAQQQYLRVPGVQCSPSNPASNAISLNLPPSQKSSAPSVTEDGEPVIGSPVHSEASSIGSTAAIPTGIAPPGVGGVDTGRSVLGAALSQVSGALHRRSTRNKSSTRRHPGRMTAKDRKLLQMILVIFVSFIVCYMPITLVKSLSKEVDLGGAINIVGYVLIYLTTCINPIIYVVMSSEYRQAYKNLLTCKQSHHAAIGGGGTGIGGGGGGGGLGGGGPLPSRSFSQKAY from the exons ATGGTGGATGAGGTGTTGTTGTGGATGAACTCTAATTGGTCAACGACGGCCTTTTCGACGGATCGCTCCTTCACGATGGACGATCGAAACTCCACGGTCGGAATGACGTCCACCGACAACGGTGACCACCTCCAGCCGCTTTTTTCAGAATACCCCGACGAGGTGCTCCACTTCGCCGTCGGCGCTTGTGTCCTTTTCACTTTGATTGGCGTCCCAGGAAACTTTATTACCATCGTCGCGCTCCTACGCTACACTAAA GTGCGGAACGCGACGGCGATGTTTATCATTAACTTGAGCGTGTCCGATTTGATGTTTTGCTGCTTCAACTTACCGCTGGCCACGTCGCTGTTCTACCACCGGGCCTGGGTCCACGGCGAGGCCCTCTGCACGCTCTTCCCGCTAATGCGCTACGGACTTTTGGCCGTTTCCATCTTCACCGTCTTGGCCATCACGCTCAACCGCTACATTATGATCGGCCACCCCAGGCTCTACCCAAA GCTGTACAAAAGGCGCCACCTGATCCTGATGATCGCCCTGACGTGGCTGGGCTGTTTCGGCTCGCTGCTGCCCACCTTGCTGGGCCAATGGGGCACTTTTGGACTGGACAAGGAAATCGGATCCTGCTCGATCCTGCCCGACGCTCACCGCCGCTCGCCCAAGGAGTTTCTCTTTGTCGTGGCTTTTGTCCTGCCCTGCCTGGCCATTGTCGTCTGCTACGCCAGGATCTTTTTCATCGTCAGACGGGCGGCGGCCGTCTCGCACGgcaaccagcagcaacagaacCACCAGAGTCAACAGTCGGGAGCCTCGGCCGGACTCAAACCGTCGGCCAGCGTCAGGTCCAGGACCGGCATCGGTGGCATCGTTCCAGGAGAGATGAGACGGGGATTGATGCTGCCCGGATCGGCTGCCGCACTGACGCATCCGGGCTACGTCAAACAGTCGCTGAACAACCCGCCGTCCGTCATGGAGGCCTCCTTCCATCTGACGTGCTGCGAATCGCAACAAGGAAGTGGATCGACCGAAATCAGCGAGGAAACAACCGAAAGGTCCGGCCACCACTTGGCCGCCGGAGCGCTGGAGCCGCTAGTCGCGACGACAACAGCGACAGTTGTTATTCCAAAGAGAACCGGATCGATTTTGCGCTGGAGTAAACCGGCAGCGGCATCGGCGGCGTCGATCCAGCACAAATCGTCGCCCATCCGCATTGAAGTGGAGAGAGGCAGCGAAGTGGCCGGACCATTGCCCGACTTCCAGTCTCATCCGTCGGCTGAAAAGCGGCGGATTTCCGTTTCTTTCATGGAGCCGGAACCGTCGGAGAATTCCCAGCAATTGCTCCAGCCAACCGAAGCCCAGCAGCAATACCTTCGCGTTCCAGGTGTCCAGTGTTCGCCCAGCAACCCCGCCAGCAACGCCATCAGTCTCAATCTGCCGCCCAGTCAGAAATCGTCGGCACCTTCCGTCACCGAGGATGGCGAGCCGGTCATCGGCAGTCCCGTCCATTCCGAGGCTTCTTCCATCGGCTCGACGGCCGCCATTCCGACCGGAATAGCTCCTCCAGGGGTGGGTGGTGTGGACACGGGTCGATCGGTTTTGGGAGCGGCCCTGTCCCAGGTCAGTGGTGCCCTCCACCGTCGCTCGACCCGAAACAAATCGTCAACGCGGAGGCATCCGGGCCGGATGACGGCCAAAGATCGTAAACTCTTGCAAATGATTCTGGTCATTTTCGTCTCGTTCATCGTCTGCTACATGCCCATCACCCTGGTCAAATCGCTGAGCAAGGAGGTGGACCTGGGCGGGGCCATCAACATTGTCGGCTACGTCCTCATTTACTTGACGACGTGCATTAATCCAATCATCTACGTCGTCATGAGCTCCGAGTATCGACAGGCCTACAAGAATCTGCTGACGTGCAAGCAGAGCCATCACGCGGCCATCGGCGGAGGAGGAACCGGaatcggcggcggcggcggcggtggaggATTAGGAGGAGGCGGACCCTTGCCCAGCCGCAGCTTCTCACAGAAAGCTTACTGA
- the LOC124311213 gene encoding G-protein coupled receptor moody-like isoform X2, protein MEFVADGADNCSHLNSASHRMMAILQNGHHINTSAADANDLGIYNDIFLSRSSLGLRRFSGVMTIFIIVMGVLGNALTIAALIKCPKIRNLTVAFITSLCVADFSFCVMVMPFTAYRFLNDRNYFGDEDVMCIIFPLVQYANVGVSLLSIAMITINRFVMIAYPHWYKRIYTRRSVAGMVAFAWIFSISTLMPTLSGRWGKFGFDTCLGSCSIVGSKGPKTTLFLIGFLTPCLAIVISYAGIFWTVNKSRTRVQGHAGTTAAAPGRTGSDWRLTKMILIIFVSFIVCYLPTAIIKIVDKEVKRADAHVISYVLIYFSACINPIIYVTMNRQFRQAYKDVLFCTGWTTETKHFTNSVSERLTRRSQQDRHLECIRGDDVCCAPPGTRATRCQPK, encoded by the exons atGGAGTTCGTGGCCGACGGCGCCGACAACTGCAGCCACTTGAACAGCGCCAGCCATCGGATGATGGCGATCCTGCAGAACGGCCATCACATCAACACCAGCGCCGCCGACGCCAATGACCTGGGCATTTACAACGACATTTTTCTCAGCAG GTCTTCCTTGGGACTGAGGCGCTTTTCGGGTGTCATGACGATCTTCATCATCGTGATGGGTGTGTTGGGTAACGCCTTGACTATCGCCGCGCTCATCAAGTGTCCGAAAATACGAAACCTGACGGTGGCTTTCATCACCAG TTTATGCGTGGCGGATTTCAGCTTTTGCGTCATGGTGATGCCGTTTACCGCCTACCGTTTCCTCAACGACCGCAATTACTTTGGAGACGAAGACGTCATGTGCATTA TCTTTCCATTGGTTCAATACGCCAACGTCGGCGTTTCTTTACTCTCCATCGCCATGATCACCATTAACCG ATTCGTGATGATTGCCTATCCGCATTGGTACAAGAGAATCTACACCCGCCGCAGCGTCGCCGGAATGGTGGCCTTTGCCTGGATTTTCTCCATTTCCACGCTGATGCCCACCTTGTCTGGTCGATGGG ggaaatttggttttgatACTTGTCTGGGTTCGTGCTCCATCGTCGGATCCAAAGGCCCGAAAACGACATTGTTCCTGATCGGATTCCTCACACCCTGTTTGGCTATCGTTATCAGCTACGCCGGAATCTTTTGGACCGTGAACAA gtCGAGAACGAGAGTTCAGGGACATGCCGGAACGACCGCTGCGGCTCCCGGTCGCACTGGAAGCGATTGGCGCCTGACTAAAATGATCCTCATCATTTTCGTTTCGTTCATCGTCTGCTACTTGCCCACCGCCATCATCAAGATTGTGGACAAGGAAGTTAAACGTGCCG ATGCCCACGTGATCAGCTACGTCTTGATCTACTTCTCGGCCTGCATCAATCCCATTATCTACGTGACGATGAACCGACAATTCAGACAGGCGTACAAAGACGTCCTCTTCTGCACCGGCTGGACAACGGAAACAAAACATTTCACCAATAGCGTATCGG AAAGGCTTACACGGCGCAGTCAACAGGACCGCCATCTCGAATGCATCCGTGGCGATGACGTCTGCTGTGCACCACCCGGAACCAGAGCGACTCGCTGCCAGCCAAAGTAA
- the LOC124311213 gene encoding G-protein coupled receptor moody-like isoform X1: protein MEFVADGADNCSHLNSASHRMMAILQNGHHINTSAADANDLGIYNDIFLSRSSLGLRRFSGVMTIFIIVMGVLGNALTIAALIKCPKIRNLTVAFITSLCVADFSFCVMVMPFTAYRFLNDRNYFGDEDVMCIIFPLVQYANVGVSLLSIAMITINRFVMIAYPHWYKRIYTRRSVAGMVAFAWIFSISTLMPTLSGRWGKFGFDTCLGSCSIVGSKGPKTTLFLIGFLTPCLAIVISYAGIFWTVNKSRTRVQGHAGTTAAAPGRTGSDWRLTKMILIIFVSFIVCYLPTAIIKIVDKEVKRADAHVISYVLIYFSACINPIIYVTMNRQFRQAYKDVLFCTGWTTETKHFTNSVSGLHGAVNRTAISNASVAMTSAVHHPEPERLAASQSKRIFSNPVDIPLHRLSNAC, encoded by the exons atGGAGTTCGTGGCCGACGGCGCCGACAACTGCAGCCACTTGAACAGCGCCAGCCATCGGATGATGGCGATCCTGCAGAACGGCCATCACATCAACACCAGCGCCGCCGACGCCAATGACCTGGGCATTTACAACGACATTTTTCTCAGCAG GTCTTCCTTGGGACTGAGGCGCTTTTCGGGTGTCATGACGATCTTCATCATCGTGATGGGTGTGTTGGGTAACGCCTTGACTATCGCCGCGCTCATCAAGTGTCCGAAAATACGAAACCTGACGGTGGCTTTCATCACCAG TTTATGCGTGGCGGATTTCAGCTTTTGCGTCATGGTGATGCCGTTTACCGCCTACCGTTTCCTCAACGACCGCAATTACTTTGGAGACGAAGACGTCATGTGCATTA TCTTTCCATTGGTTCAATACGCCAACGTCGGCGTTTCTTTACTCTCCATCGCCATGATCACCATTAACCG ATTCGTGATGATTGCCTATCCGCATTGGTACAAGAGAATCTACACCCGCCGCAGCGTCGCCGGAATGGTGGCCTTTGCCTGGATTTTCTCCATTTCCACGCTGATGCCCACCTTGTCTGGTCGATGGG ggaaatttggttttgatACTTGTCTGGGTTCGTGCTCCATCGTCGGATCCAAAGGCCCGAAAACGACATTGTTCCTGATCGGATTCCTCACACCCTGTTTGGCTATCGTTATCAGCTACGCCGGAATCTTTTGGACCGTGAACAA gtCGAGAACGAGAGTTCAGGGACATGCCGGAACGACCGCTGCGGCTCCCGGTCGCACTGGAAGCGATTGGCGCCTGACTAAAATGATCCTCATCATTTTCGTTTCGTTCATCGTCTGCTACTTGCCCACCGCCATCATCAAGATTGTGGACAAGGAAGTTAAACGTGCCG ATGCCCACGTGATCAGCTACGTCTTGATCTACTTCTCGGCCTGCATCAATCCCATTATCTACGTGACGATGAACCGACAATTCAGACAGGCGTACAAAGACGTCCTCTTCTGCACCGGCTGGACAACGGAAACAAAACATTTCACCAATAGCGTATCGG GCTTACACGGCGCAGTCAACAGGACCGCCATCTCGAATGCATCCGTGGCGATGACGTCTGCTGTGCACCACCCGGAACCAGAGCGACTCGCTGCCAGCCAAAGTAAACGAATCTTCAGCAATCCAGTCGACATTCCTCTCCACCGATTGAGTAACGCCTGTTGA
- the LOC124311361 gene encoding maternal B9.10 protein-like, which yields MKEEIEAAALFITQLVSQSSQLANLPEDRLQTFKRHLIRLFEERFHNHWFPDRPQRGQGFRCIRLNGGSRPDPLIQKAALETGLEYCDLRLPVEFTMWVDPREVSCRFGEHEGSYCTVASFGNETDAKAVAGSALAPLQVVTDNDRSLAVSQQQISPRRTNTSSNRSSRGSPSPVSPPRATIQQQQQQYRLNCFYPNYDPSHKGWYPVTATSSYSSLSPPPPMALNYQAPKSRFVQQQHPWGLAYVPTVRYLNNWPMGQMVKV from the exons atgaaagaagaaatcgaaGCTGCGGCTCTTTTCATTACGCAACTGGTGTCCCAGTCCAGTCAACTTGCCAACCTGCCTGAAGACCGGCTACAAACTTTCAAGAGGCACCTCATCAGGCTCTTTGAGGAGAGGTTTCAT AACCACTGGTTTCCTGACAGGCCTCAGCGAGGTCAGGGCTTTCGTTGCATCAGGTTAAATGGTGGTAGCCGTCCTGATCCTCTCATTCAAAAAGCTGCGCTTGAGACTGGGCTTGAGTATTGTGATCTGAGGCTGCCGGTGGAATTCACCATGTGGGTAGACCCAAGGGAGGTCTCGTGCAG ATTTGGCGAGCATGAAGGTTCCTATTGCACCGTGGCGTCGTTCGGAAACGAGACGGACGCCAAGGCCGTTGCTGGTAGCGCGTTAGCGCCACTGCAAGTCGTGACCGACAACGACAGGAGTTTGGCTGTCTCTCAGCAGCAAATTAGCCCTCGCCGAACCAACACCAGTAGCAACCGCAGCAGCCGAGGATCTCCGTCGCCGGTCAGCCCACCGCGTGCaaccatccagcagcagcagcagcagtaccgACTCAACTGTTTTTATCCCAACTACGACCCATCGCACAAGGGCTGGTATCCTGTGACTGCCACTTCTTCCTATAGTTCTCTCTCACCTCCTCCACCCATGGCTCTCAACTACCAGGCACCCAAATCTCGCTTCGTCCAGCAACAGCACCCATGGGGCTTGGCTTACGTTCCGACCGTCCGCTACCTCAACAACTGGCCCATGGGTCAAATGGTCAAAGTTTGA